From the Caballeronia sp. NK8 genome, one window contains:
- a CDS encoding bifunctional sugar phosphate isomerase/epimerase/4-hydroxyphenylpyruvate dioxygenase family protein, which produces MRTSIATVSISGTLPEKLRAIKAAGFDGVEIFENDLLYFDGTPADVRRMCADLGLEIYLFQPFRDFDGVSPERLARNVERAKRKFELMHELGTDRILVCSNVSPDTIRDDALITDQLGVLANTAEQAGVIVAYEALAWGRYVNSYKHAWKLVDAVNHPSLGLALDTFHTLSIRDSVEEIASIPGDRIAFVQIADAPLLAMDVLEWSRHYRCFPGQGAFDVAGFTARVLEAGYKGPLSLEIFNDGFRAAPTAITAADGHRSLRFLEEQTRELMGAMGKDVPPELFNPPAPPEHIGFQFLEFAVDDSTREHLARWLGRLGFRLAGKHRSKDVALYRHGAGSIVLNAEADSFASAFFQKHGLSLCASAFHVDDAKLAFERAAAYGSKPFSGSVGPNERVVPGVQSPDGSLDYFVDEAPGGPTLWESDFILTDIDGPYEVGPLSRIDHVCLSLPADALDTWVLFFRSAFGFETEAAVLVPDPYGLVRSRAVRSRDGSVRIALNASVDRYTAVSESLSTYRGSGLNHVAFSTPDIFDAIPRLEADGVKFLRIPRNYYDDLVARFGLPDEQIDQMHEHNILYDRDERGGEFFHAYTEQLDQRFFLEVIERRGGYDGYGAANAAVRLAAHAQQQQRARQAA; this is translated from the coding sequence ATCCGGACATCCATCGCGACGGTATCCATCAGCGGCACGCTTCCCGAGAAGCTGCGGGCCATCAAGGCCGCCGGTTTCGACGGCGTCGAGATCTTCGAGAACGATCTGCTGTATTTCGACGGCACGCCCGCCGACGTGCGCCGCATGTGCGCCGACCTCGGCCTGGAGATCTACCTGTTCCAGCCGTTCCGCGATTTCGACGGCGTGAGTCCCGAGCGGCTCGCGCGCAACGTCGAGCGCGCGAAGCGCAAGTTCGAGCTCATGCACGAACTCGGCACCGACCGCATTCTCGTGTGCAGCAACGTGTCGCCGGATACGATTCGCGACGACGCGCTGATCACCGATCAACTCGGCGTGCTCGCGAACACCGCGGAGCAGGCGGGCGTGATCGTCGCGTACGAAGCGCTTGCGTGGGGCCGTTACGTGAACTCGTACAAGCACGCGTGGAAGCTCGTCGATGCGGTGAACCATCCGAGCCTGGGGCTTGCACTCGACACCTTCCACACGCTGTCGATCCGCGATTCGGTGGAGGAGATCGCATCGATTCCGGGCGATCGCATCGCGTTCGTGCAGATCGCCGATGCGCCCCTGCTCGCGATGGACGTGCTCGAATGGAGCCGCCACTATCGGTGCTTTCCGGGGCAGGGCGCGTTCGATGTCGCGGGCTTCACGGCGCGCGTGCTCGAAGCGGGCTACAAGGGGCCGCTGTCGCTGGAAATCTTCAACGATGGCTTTCGCGCCGCGCCCACCGCGATCACGGCGGCGGATGGTCATCGCTCGCTGCGTTTTCTCGAAGAGCAGACGCGCGAACTGATGGGCGCGATGGGCAAGGACGTGCCGCCCGAACTGTTCAATCCGCCCGCGCCGCCGGAGCATATCGGCTTCCAGTTTCTCGAATTCGCCGTCGACGACTCCACGCGCGAGCATCTCGCGCGATGGCTCGGCAGGCTCGGCTTCAGGCTCGCGGGCAAGCATCGCTCGAAGGATGTCGCGCTGTACCGGCATGGCGCGGGTTCGATCGTGCTCAATGCGGAAGCGGATTCGTTCGCGAGCGCGTTTTTCCAGAAGCACGGCTTGTCGCTGTGCGCGTCCGCCTTTCATGTCGACGATGCGAAGCTCGCGTTCGAACGCGCAGCGGCGTACGGCTCGAAACCGTTCTCGGGAAGCGTGGGCCCGAACGAGCGCGTGGTGCCGGGCGTGCAGTCGCCCGACGGCAGCCTCGATTATTTCGTCGACGAAGCGCCGGGCGGTCCGACGCTCTGGGAGTCCGATTTCATTCTGACCGACATCGACGGGCCGTATGAAGTGGGGCCGCTCTCGCGTATCGATCACGTATGTCTTTCGCTGCCCGCCGATGCGCTCGACACGTGGGTGCTGTTCTTCCGCAGCGCGTTCGGCTTCGAGACCGAGGCTGCCGTGCTCGTGCCCGATCCGTACGGACTCGTGCGCAGCCGCGCGGTGCGCAGCCGCGACGGCTCGGTGCGTATCGCGCTGAACGCGTCGGTGGACCGTTATACGGCGGTGTCGGAATCGCTGTCGACGTATCGCGGCTCGGGCCTGAATCACGTCGCGTTCAGCACGCCGGATATCTTCGATGCCATTCCCCGCCTGGAAGCCGATGGCGTCAAATTCCTGCGCATCCCGCGCAACTACTACGACGACCTGGTTGCGCGCTTCGGCCTGCCCGACGAGCAGATCGACCAGATGCACGAGCACAACATCCTCTACGATCGCGACGAACGCGGCGGCGAGTTCTTTCATGCGTACACGGAGCAGCTCGATCAGCGCTTCTTCCTGGAAGTGATCGAGCGGCGCGGCGGCTACGACGGCTACGGCGCGGCCAACGCGGCGGTGCGGCTCGCGGCGCACGCGCAACAGCAGCAGCGCGCGCGTCAGGCGGCGTGA
- a CDS encoding HipA domain-containing protein: protein MATRTLVAYANRRRVGTLTDENGIWSFGYDKDWVSAKDAFPLSPAFQLTDERVIDSSSERPVQWFFDNLLPEEGMRTALAREASTDVNDTWGLLSYYGRETAGALALLPEGEEEPASDHVPLSLAALEKRIQDMPQHALTATSPKRMSAAGAQQKLLIILSGKHPTYELFEPVGAEPSMHILKPDMRATGYPHSAINEFFCARLARRFGLDVPDTHFIKVPSACYIIDRFDRDRMSSPAARIHTLDATQLLNKDKAFKYNNANVEALSACIARLGTKARARLGIFRWTVFNVLIGNADAHLKNVSFFSHPTGYQLAPFYDLLSTVVYNTPTYNEHGERWPTIELSMPIGNARRFDEISRADVLAFAETLGMSATGAGKELDKLLDALAKNIGQTRDEVNAIARPDAGEVRLLDSITRMPLAEMSKALR, encoded by the coding sequence ATGGCGACGAGAACACTGGTCGCCTACGCGAACAGGCGGCGCGTGGGCACACTGACCGACGAAAACGGCATCTGGAGCTTCGGCTACGACAAGGACTGGGTATCCGCCAAAGACGCCTTCCCTCTTTCTCCTGCATTTCAGCTTACGGACGAAAGGGTAATCGACAGCTCATCCGAACGACCGGTTCAATGGTTCTTCGACAACCTCCTTCCCGAAGAAGGTATGCGAACGGCTCTCGCTCGGGAAGCGTCAACTGACGTCAACGACACCTGGGGTCTGCTGTCCTACTATGGCCGCGAGACCGCGGGAGCACTCGCGCTGCTGCCGGAAGGCGAAGAAGAGCCGGCGAGCGATCACGTCCCGCTGTCACTCGCAGCGCTCGAGAAGCGTATTCAGGACATGCCCCAGCATGCCCTCACCGCAACGTCACCCAAGCGCATGTCCGCGGCCGGTGCACAGCAAAAGCTGCTCATCATCCTGTCCGGCAAACATCCGACCTACGAATTGTTCGAACCGGTAGGCGCCGAGCCGTCCATGCACATACTCAAGCCGGATATGCGCGCGACCGGTTACCCCCATTCGGCCATCAACGAGTTCTTCTGCGCGCGTCTCGCCCGCCGGTTCGGCCTCGACGTACCTGACACGCACTTCATCAAGGTTCCGTCCGCGTGCTACATCATCGACCGCTTTGACCGGGACCGGATGTCCAGTCCCGCTGCAAGGATCCACACGCTCGACGCGACGCAGTTGCTGAACAAGGACAAAGCGTTCAAGTACAACAACGCGAATGTGGAAGCCCTTTCGGCCTGCATCGCCAGGCTCGGCACGAAGGCGCGCGCACGTCTCGGAATCTTCCGCTGGACGGTCTTCAACGTCCTGATCGGGAATGCCGACGCGCATCTCAAGAACGTCTCGTTCTTTTCCCATCCGACGGGCTATCAACTCGCGCCCTTCTACGACCTACTGAGCACGGTGGTCTACAACACGCCCACCTACAACGAACATGGAGAACGTTGGCCCACGATCGAGCTTTCGATGCCAATCGGGAACGCCAGGCGGTTCGACGAAATATCGCGCGCCGACGTGCTGGCGTTTGCTGAGACGCTGGGGATGAGCGCGACGGGCGCAGGGAAAGAACTCGATAAGCTGCTCGACGCGCTTGCGAAAAACATCGGTCAGACGCGTGACGAGGTGAATGCCATCGCACGACCCGACGCTGGCGAAGTCCGGCTGCTGGATTCGATTACGCGAATGCCGTTGGCCGAGATGAGCAAGGCATTGCGGTAG
- a CDS encoding helix-turn-helix domain-containing protein: MNEHREQINDVVALGALARVVRIAQGFTRDELAAATGLSPKFISQVEAGKATAQFGKVLQLLGELGIRLFAETPDTNFTQESRKAALGRRRSPRTRSEA; this comes from the coding sequence ATGAACGAGCATCGAGAACAGATCAATGATGTCGTTGCCTTGGGTGCGCTCGCGCGTGTTGTGCGGATTGCACAGGGCTTCACGCGTGACGAGCTTGCGGCAGCCACCGGCTTGTCGCCGAAGTTCATTTCTCAGGTCGAGGCGGGCAAGGCGACTGCGCAGTTCGGCAAAGTGCTTCAATTGCTCGGCGAACTCGGCATCCGGCTCTTTGCGGAAACTCCCGACACGAACTTCACGCAGGAAAGCCGCAAGGCAGCGCTGGGGCGGCGACGTTCGCCCAGAACCAGATCTGAGGCTTGA
- a CDS encoding class I SAM-dependent methyltransferase — protein MLYTDPRLVALYDALNPFADDTAFYLALAESARHVVDLGCGTGLLACELAKRGHRVTGIDPSPQMLQVARARPEGDEVTWIEGDATALPFVGAADLLVMTGHVAQVFLDDPALLATFEAARRAIRPGGAIAFDSRNPAARAWENWTPARSPRRIEAPDGKAVEVWQERHAAPDPLATGRVAFTTHYRFLSTPEETLGAPSELRFRTRDELARLLTQAGFARIDWYGDWHRAPVDEASRELIAVAR, from the coding sequence ATGCTCTATACCGATCCGCGTCTCGTCGCGCTGTACGACGCCCTCAATCCGTTCGCCGACGACACCGCGTTCTATCTCGCGCTGGCGGAATCGGCGCGGCATGTCGTCGATCTCGGCTGCGGCACGGGGCTGCTCGCCTGCGAGCTGGCGAAGCGCGGGCATCGCGTGACGGGCATCGATCCGTCGCCGCAGATGCTGCAAGTCGCGCGGGCGCGTCCGGAGGGCGACGAGGTGACGTGGATCGAAGGCGATGCGACCGCGCTGCCGTTCGTCGGCGCGGCGGATCTGCTGGTGATGACCGGCCACGTCGCACAAGTGTTCCTCGACGATCCAGCGCTTCTGGCGACGTTCGAAGCCGCGCGCCGCGCGATTCGGCCGGGCGGCGCGATCGCGTTCGACAGCCGCAATCCGGCAGCGCGCGCGTGGGAAAACTGGACGCCGGCGCGTTCGCCGCGACGCATCGAAGCGCCGGACGGAAAAGCGGTCGAAGTCTGGCAGGAACGGCACGCCGCGCCCGATCCGCTCGCGACGGGCCGCGTGGCGTTCACGACGCACTATCGCTTCCTGTCGACGCCCGAAGAAACGCTCGGCGCGCCGAGCGAATTGCGCTTTCGCACGCGCGACGAACTCGCGCGTCTGCTGACGCAGGCGGGTTTCGCGCGCATCGACTGGTACGGAGACTGGCATCGCGCGCCGGTGGACGAAGCGAGCCGCGAGCTGATCGCGGTGGCGCGCTGA
- a CDS encoding rubredoxin, whose translation MHAVHLSLSNQESVVSEVIEYKSWVCLICGWIYNEEEGLPDEGIPAGTRFDDIPVDWRCPLCDVGKADFVVVEF comes from the coding sequence ATGCACGCGGTCCATTTATCCCTTTCGAATCAAGAGTCTGTCGTGAGCGAAGTCATCGAATACAAAAGCTGGGTCTGCCTGATTTGCGGCTGGATCTACAACGAGGAAGAAGGCCTGCCGGACGAAGGCATCCCGGCCGGCACCCGTTTCGATGACATTCCCGTCGACTGGCGCTGCCCGCTGTGCGACGTGGGCAAGGCCGACTTCGTCGTCGTCGAGTTCTGA
- a CDS encoding DUF4399 domain-containing protein, which produces MKQKLLGAMLTGAVLLTQYAGTVHAQARVYFVEPKDGATVTSPVHVKFGVDGMSIAPAGTMTDGTGHHHLLIDSKPLPKGTVIPANDTSLHFGKGQTEADVKLPPGDHTLTMQFGDGAHRSYGPEMSSTIKVHVK; this is translated from the coding sequence ATGAAGCAAAAGCTCTTGGGTGCGATGTTGACGGGCGCGGTTCTGCTGACGCAATACGCCGGTACGGTGCATGCGCAGGCACGCGTCTATTTCGTCGAACCGAAGGACGGCGCGACCGTGACGAGTCCCGTCCACGTGAAGTTCGGCGTCGATGGCATGTCGATCGCGCCGGCCGGCACGATGACCGATGGCACCGGCCATCACCATCTGCTGATCGATAGCAAGCCGCTACCGAAGGGCACGGTGATTCCGGCGAACGACACGTCGCTGCACTTCGGCAAGGGCCAGACCGAAGCCGATGTGAAACTGCCGCCCGGCGATCACACGCTGACGATGCAGTTCGGCGACGGCGCGCACCGTTCGTACGGGCCGGAAATGAGCTCGACGATCAAGGTGCACGTGAAGTAG
- a CDS encoding ATP-binding cassette domain-containing protein, producing MSLYSISDAQLAFGHVALLDHADFSLEAGERVGLIGRNGAGKSSLLKIVAGLAAADDGLVTRQSELTTVYVPQEPEFDLDASVFDVVASGLTDARALLDEYDAVAHSLADTPEGPQHDDLLARMNALQSALDTRDAWNWRTRVATTLAQIGLNGDARAGDLSGGMKKRVALARALVVQPDVLLLDEPTNHLDFDGIRWLEELLVTLRSGLLFITHDRAFLDRVATRIVELDRGRLLSYPGNFSAYQTRKAQQLEVEKVEQDKFDKLLAQEEVWIRKGVEARRTRSVGRIARLVEMRNERAERRNVQGNVKLDVGQGEKSGKIVAELTDVTKRYERTIVDRFTATVMRGDKIGLVGPNGAGKTTLLKLILGELQPDEGRVRIGTNIQTAYFDQMRAQLDLDKSLADTISPGSEWVEVNGVKKHVMSYLGDFLFAPERARSPVRSLSGGERNRLLLARLFARPANVLVLDEPTNDLDIPTLELLEELLSDYDGTVLLVSHDRAFLDNVVTSVFAAEGGGKWREYVGGFSDWQIQRERSERLAEEAARQTAKEAPKDDAPKESAAGRNAQRTVKLSFKEQRELEALPARIAELEDEQKAIGARLEDGSIFAKDAKEGARLSERHAAIEEELLVALERWEELEAKRK from the coding sequence ATGTCGCTTTATTCCATTTCGGACGCGCAGCTCGCGTTCGGCCACGTCGCATTGCTCGACCATGCCGACTTCTCGCTCGAAGCGGGCGAGCGCGTCGGGCTCATCGGCCGCAACGGCGCCGGCAAGTCGTCGCTGCTGAAGATCGTCGCGGGTCTCGCCGCGGCCGATGACGGCCTCGTCACGCGCCAGAGCGAACTCACGACCGTCTACGTGCCGCAGGAACCGGAGTTCGATCTCGACGCCTCCGTGTTCGATGTCGTCGCGTCCGGCCTCACCGACGCGCGCGCACTCCTCGACGAGTACGACGCCGTCGCGCATTCGCTCGCCGACACGCCCGAAGGCCCGCAGCATGACGACCTGCTCGCACGCATGAACGCGCTGCAATCGGCGCTCGACACGCGCGATGCGTGGAACTGGCGCACGCGTGTCGCGACGACGCTCGCGCAGATCGGCCTTAACGGCGACGCGCGCGCGGGCGACCTGTCCGGCGGCATGAAAAAGCGCGTCGCGCTGGCGCGCGCGCTGGTCGTGCAGCCCGACGTGCTGCTGCTCGACGAGCCGACCAACCATCTCGACTTCGATGGCATCCGCTGGCTGGAAGAGTTGCTCGTCACGCTGCGCTCCGGTCTGCTCTTCATTACGCACGATCGCGCGTTTCTCGATCGCGTGGCGACGCGCATCGTCGAACTGGATCGCGGCAGGCTGCTGTCGTATCCGGGCAATTTCAGCGCGTATCAGACCAGAAAGGCGCAACAGCTCGAAGTCGAGAAAGTCGAGCAGGACAAGTTCGACAAGCTGCTCGCGCAAGAGGAAGTGTGGATTCGCAAGGGCGTCGAGGCGCGGCGCACGCGCAGCGTCGGGCGCATCGCGCGGCTCGTGGAAATGCGCAATGAGCGCGCCGAGCGCCGCAATGTGCAGGGCAACGTGAAGCTCGATGTCGGGCAAGGCGAGAAGTCCGGCAAGATCGTCGCCGAGCTGACGGACGTGACGAAGCGCTACGAGCGCACGATCGTCGATCGCTTCACGGCGACCGTGATGCGCGGCGACAAGATCGGTCTCGTCGGCCCGAACGGCGCGGGCAAGACCACGCTGCTTAAGCTGATTCTCGGCGAGTTGCAGCCCGATGAAGGCCGCGTGCGCATCGGCACCAACATTCAGACCGCGTATTTCGATCAGATGCGCGCGCAACTCGACCTCGACAAGTCGCTCGCCGACACCATCAGTCCAGGCAGCGAATGGGTCGAAGTGAACGGCGTGAAGAAGCACGTGATGAGCTATCTCGGCGATTTCCTGTTCGCGCCCGAGCGCGCGCGTTCGCCGGTGCGATCGCTGTCGGGCGGCGAGCGCAATCGCCTGCTGCTCGCGCGTCTGTTCGCGCGCCCCGCGAACGTGCTCGTGCTCGACGAACCGACCAACGATCTCGACATTCCGACACTCGAACTGCTCGAAGAACTGCTGTCGGATTACGACGGCACGGTGTTGCTCGTCAGCCACGACCGCGCGTTCCTCGATAACGTCGTGACCTCGGTGTTCGCGGCCGAAGGCGGCGGCAAATGGCGCGAGTATGTCGGCGGTTTCTCCGACTGGCAGATTCAGCGCGAACGTTCGGAGCGTCTCGCGGAGGAAGCGGCGCGTCAGACCGCGAAGGAAGCGCCCAAGGACGACGCGCCGAAGGAAAGCGCGGCGGGCCGCAACGCGCAGCGCACCGTGAAACTGTCGTTCAAGGAGCAGCGCGAACTGGAAGCGCTGCCGGCGCGCATCGCCGAACTGGAAGACGAGCAGAAGGCGATCGGCGCGCGGCTCGAAGACGGCTCGATCTTCGCGAAGGATGCGAAGGAAGGCGCGCGGCTGTCCGAGCGTCACGCGGCGATCGAAGAGGAATTGCTCGTCGCGCTGGAGCGCTGGGAAGAGCTGGAAGCTAAACGCAAGTAG
- a CDS encoding DNA topoisomerase IV subunit B, translating to MNAKAAGYSEASIKVLKGLEPVKQRPGMYTRTENPLHIIQEVIDNASDEALGGYGKQITVTLHNDNSVSVDDDGRGIPFGMHPEEGVPVVEIVFTRLHAGGKFDKAAGGAYTFSGGLHGVGVSVTNALATRLEVTVWRDNKVAQLAFSNGDVVEQLTTRTAERGAKKSGTRVRAWPNPKYFDSANLPLGELQRLLRSKAVLLPGVEVALVIEKTGERQTWKYEDGLRGYLLEGMGGSELLIPLFEGERYAESSRNTEETFAEGEGASWVVAWSEEGPLLRESYVNLIPTPAGGTHESGLRDGLFQAVKNFVEIHNLQPKGVKLLAEDVFARVSFVLSAKVLDPQFQGQIKERLNSRDAVKLVSSFSRPALELWLNQHVEYGKKLAELVIRQAQARTRAGQKIEKKKSSGVAVLPGKLTDCESTDIARNELFLVEGDSAGGSAKMGRDKEFQAILPLRGKVLNTWETERDRLFANNEVHDIAVAIGVDPHGPDDQIDLTNLRYGKICILSDADVDGAHIQVLLLTLFFKHFPQLIERSHVCVARPPLFRVDAPARGKKPAQKLYALDEGELEAILDKLRKDGVRETAWTISRFKGLGEMSAEQLWDTTMNPDTRRLLPVGLGDLGFDLTVSRMTMLMGKGEAASRRSWLEEKGNEVEADI from the coding sequence ATGAACGCCAAGGCAGCCGGCTACAGCGAAGCATCGATCAAGGTGCTCAAGGGCCTGGAGCCGGTCAAGCAGCGGCCCGGCATGTACACGCGGACCGAGAATCCGCTGCACATCATTCAGGAAGTGATCGACAACGCCTCCGACGAAGCGCTCGGCGGCTACGGCAAGCAGATCACCGTCACGCTGCACAACGACAACTCCGTTTCCGTCGACGACGACGGGCGCGGCATTCCGTTCGGCATGCATCCGGAAGAAGGCGTGCCGGTCGTCGAGATCGTGTTCACGCGGCTGCACGCAGGCGGCAAGTTCGACAAGGCCGCGGGCGGCGCCTATACGTTCTCGGGCGGTCTGCACGGTGTCGGCGTCTCGGTGACGAACGCGCTCGCGACCCGTCTCGAAGTGACCGTCTGGCGCGACAACAAGGTCGCGCAACTCGCGTTTTCGAATGGCGATGTCGTCGAGCAACTCACGACGCGCACGGCTGAGCGCGGCGCAAAGAAAAGCGGCACGCGCGTGCGCGCATGGCCGAATCCGAAGTACTTCGACTCCGCGAATCTGCCGCTCGGCGAATTGCAGCGCCTGTTGCGTTCGAAGGCCGTGCTGCTGCCGGGCGTCGAAGTCGCGCTCGTCATCGAGAAGACGGGCGAGCGTCAGACCTGGAAGTACGAAGACGGCCTGCGCGGCTATCTGCTCGAAGGCATGGGCGGCAGCGAACTGCTGATTCCCTTGTTCGAAGGCGAGCGCTATGCCGAAAGCTCGCGCAATACCGAGGAAACCTTCGCGGAAGGCGAGGGCGCGTCGTGGGTCGTCGCGTGGAGCGAGGAAGGGCCGCTCTTGCGTGAATCGTATGTGAACCTCATTCCGACGCCCGCGGGCGGCACGCACGAATCCGGCCTGCGCGATGGCCTTTTTCAGGCGGTGAAGAACTTCGTCGAGATTCATAACCTGCAGCCCAAAGGCGTAAAGCTGCTCGCGGAAGACGTCTTCGCGCGCGTGTCGTTCGTGCTGTCGGCCAAGGTGCTCGATCCGCAGTTCCAAGGCCAGATCAAGGAACGTCTCAATAGCCGCGATGCGGTGAAGCTCGTGTCGTCGTTCTCGCGGCCGGCGCTGGAGTTGTGGCTGAATCAGCACGTCGAATACGGCAAGAAGCTCGCGGAACTCGTGATCCGTCAGGCGCAGGCGCGCACGCGCGCCGGTCAGAAGATCGAGAAGAAGAAGAGCTCGGGCGTGGCCGTGTTGCCGGGCAAGCTGACCGATTGCGAATCGACGGACATCGCGCGCAACGAGCTCTTTCTCGTCGAGGGCGATTCGGCGGGCGGCTCCGCGAAGATGGGCCGCGACAAGGAATTTCAGGCGATCCTGCCGTTGCGCGGCAAGGTGCTGAACACGTGGGAAACGGAACGCGACCGGCTTTTCGCGAACAACGAAGTGCATGACATCGCGGTGGCGATCGGCGTCGATCCGCACGGTCCGGACGATCAGATCGACCTCACGAATCTGCGCTACGGCAAGATCTGCATTCTGTCGGACGCGGACGTCGACGGCGCGCACATTCAGGTGCTGCTGCTCACGCTTTTCTTCAAGCACTTCCCGCAACTGATCGAACGTAGCCACGTGTGCGTCGCGCGGCCGCCGCTGTTTCGCGTCGATGCCCCCGCGCGCGGCAAGAAGCCTGCGCAGAAGCTCTACGCGCTCGACGAAGGCGAACTCGAAGCGATCCTCGACAAGCTGCGCAAGGACGGCGTGCGCGAAACGGCATGGACCATCAGCCGCTTCAAGGGCCTCGGCGAAATGAGCGCGGAACAGCTCTGGGACACGACGATGAACCCCGATACGCGACGCCTGTTGCCTGTCGGCCTCGGCGATCTCGGCTTCGATCTCACCGTCTCGCGCATGACCATGCTGATGGGCAAGGGCGAAGCGGCGTCGCGCCGCAGCTGGCTCGAAGAGAAGGGCAACGAAGTCGAAGCGGACATCTGA